The segment GCCGGGCGAGCGGGGCCGGGCGCGCCGGGCCCGGCAGTCGTCGCCTCGGCCGTCGTCAGCGTCACCGGTCCGGTCGCCGTCACCGGCTCGGCCGTGGTCACCGTTCCGGCCGCCGTGACCGGCCCGGCCGTGGTCGTCTTCGTGATTGCCGTGTCCCCCATCAGCATTTCCCCGCGAACAGCCGGGCCAGGTGGGCGTCCATGTCGAGGTAGCCACCCTCATGGCCGGGCGGCACGATCGCCGCGGTCTGCTCCAGCCAGGCGGTCAGCTCCGCCGCGCGCACCGAGAGCTCGCAGACGCTGTCGTCGGTGGACAGCTCGATATGTACGCGGCGCGATTCGCCCGGCCGGCGGAAGGACCACACCCGCACGTCTCCCTCCCCTGCCTCGTCATGCAGCCCGGCCAGCAGGAGCTCGCGGGCGAACAGCCAGGTGGCGACCGTCTGGCCGCGGCTGAGGAAGGCGACCTCGACCTCGTACGGGCGGTCACTGCGGTAGCTGAACCGGCCGGCCACCGGAACTGCTTCGTCCGGCCCGAGGAGGAGCCGCATCTCAAGGGTGCGCTTGGCTGTCGACACCACGACGATCAACCTTTCCGACGGAGGGGCGAGTCCCGGGGACCCGGTCCGGGGCTGCGCGTCCTGGCAGACGTTGCTGTGGAGGGTGGGGTTGCGGCAGGCGCAAGAGGAGTGACGGACGCCATGGCCGGCGCCCTCTGGACAATGTTCAGTTCTTGCGTCCCAGCGCTCGCCT is part of the Streptomyces platensis genome and harbors:
- a CDS encoding SsgA family sporulation/cell division regulator, coding for MVSTAKRTLEMRLLLGPDEAVPVAGRFSYRSDRPYEVEVAFLSRGQTVATWLFARELLLAGLHDEAGEGDVRVWSFRRPGESRRVHIELSTDDSVCELSVRAAELTAWLEQTAAIVPPGHEGGYLDMDAHLARLFAGKC